The Lactuca sativa cultivar Salinas chromosome 2, Lsat_Salinas_v11, whole genome shotgun sequence genome includes the window CTCTTTACTAGCTTCAACCGTGAACACTCTAAAGCCTAAAAAATGTAGGTGTTTCATCATTAATCTTGTCATACTTGAAAGACTACTAGATCCTAGCCTTGATTTGTCttgtttcatcatcatcttcatgaaCTTGAAGGGATCACGGTTGTGACCCCTTCATaagggccgtgaacccttcatagatTCTTATGGACCATGAACACCTCATGAGGTTGTGAAGCCATTAAGGTCGTAAACCCATCCTTGGGTGGCCGTGAACCTCcttcatgatgggttttgagaattctaacactcctatggtgtacatgaaaccctagaaaccttggatctatgtttgactaagatacatgcaaataattattttttccaaggttcttatccttactagcatggcatggggtacttgaatcaaataaagctagtagaattacttaccttgtagttgtagttgattgcttggagtttgagagcctagcaccaataatgtggatgcctcaaatggaagtcacaaatcaccacaaacttggaaacttgagagaatggtcacaacctttcttgaaatcggccctcttagtttactcaccacaactagtgtcatttcaagaactaaagcctcctttatatagtgtggtggattaggtttacatccatgtaaaccgtaatgcccatgtcttttcatttccatgagatccatgggttaaagctccatggagtatccatggactttccatgcaagcctagcccattccaaataagcattagcccacactatataactacaagagcccatatttaattagtaatacttttgatctctaaattaattatagatcaatgctaattaaataatatgattttatattaatatattagaacttataatatatcaatacatcataacttatactattctcaaaagattatccataaattgttcgggtcaagtgcaacccaaatggaccatgtcgggtcgcgtcaagtacataccaaatatagttatgacttagacactatatccaacagtctcccacgtggatgagtctaataactatagttacaagtacgacttcaggaaccgatcaacaatcgtagctcttaaaactctgttgaactatgaagcaccattttagataaatgatcgtataatcctctgttctagatatcagccggacaaatacatggaacatggtcttgcttattgtccagtatttgtttcccgatttctgatttgtttgacatagaacttaattgaacacatcaatttagttctgacagagcccggtacataggtcaaaacgaaatcatcgaggggcccagatatcgcttctaatcctaaaagtaatagataaactttgactcatatgtttgctctactacttgttgaattacacacaaaggcacggtttataacatcgagttaccaatgcgttttcgtgcaatcaatgcataaccaactcataggcaagaaatcatatctctaggtttcaagacttatacgatattaccgtctcacgatcactcaagataaattccatgaagtgatactagtgagcgtgggttgaatccaatactcagaacttatgagcactcatgagtgttgtagccccgctttgtctaacatcttagacctctacaagccaacccatgacagtcttgattcatatctacttccaacatatgaccgactgtggagagtttgaataatatgatatataccataacataattattatggaagtcaaaacatgcaaaaagaaataatagtaaatgattgacaagagataacaacattttacttataaataacaacttttatttatcatcaaatgtcaattacatattacaaatttcaagattatctaactactaatactaatatcatccttcagccctatgctccgagcacgctagagatgcttaacccgagtcagtctcttcgtgaggggatctgttgggttctcatccgatgattcCCTCTTTGCCaagaggattccttcttctattcgatgtctgatgaagtgatattttctgtcaatgtgtctggatctcccatgatctcttggttccttggctaaggcagcCGCACTAttactgtcacagaaaatctccatttactagaaaaacagccttttacgacgctcattgcgcgtcgtaaaaggctcagacgacgcgcaaatgcgcgtcaaggaaggccctgtcataaagagagacgacgcgcatttatgacgctcatttacgacgcgcaattacgatgcgcgttacgacacgcaatgcgtatcaaggaaggccctgtcataaaggaagatgacacgcattcgcgtgtcgtaaccttacgacgcgcgtgttaatgacacgcaatgcgtatcaagaaagcccctgtcaagaaaggccatgtcataaatgaagatgacacacatttttgcgtatcgtaaatttaaatatttaaaaaaatatatatttatatatttattaatttttaaattaaatttgcatttaatgtgtcataatagaaataaaataccatatacaaaaaaatacaatccattgaatAAACTTTAATGTCAtataattctatttcttacaatatataaatttgcattcatctaatctactctaCGTTTCAcactaacaattgaaatgaagaatacaACACTTGCATTTtcagcatcttatctctttcggcttgagctttcttttccacTTCTAACTCGAGAGCTATTCACTTTCATCAACCctgtaaacacaacacaaaatcacttgtcattttcattcgCTTTCCAATTTCCGTTGTGTGTTTTCCTATTTCCTTAGTTTGTGTACAATGGAGTAAGCAAGTGTGTATTGAAGCACCTTCCATGTAATACTACCCCCTTGACCAATACTAGTATCAGAACATAAAGCACCTTTCTTCACAAAAAACAACAATAAGTCAACAAAGAGTCAACAttatttaaaatactatatgaacCTTCTCAAGTGATGCACATGGACCAAGAATCCCCTgaattacaatttacaatttaCAACAAAAACACGAACTGATTGAGTCAACTTTAACATATGACATATCATTGTGTTAAGGATTGAAGAGATTAAATCAAACCTTACTTTGATGACAAACCCAATTCAGTGTCACCCGATTGGAAAACACGCAAATATATCTCGTCTCATTTCACCTCCAAAATCAACAAATTCAAATATCCATGGTTTGGACCTAATAACATGGGAATAcaaaaatacaaataatatttAATAACATTGTCCcaaatataaaacaaaaacaaGAATTAATATTTGTTGAAGCCTACTCACTTTGGGCCAAACGTAATGTGACAATTGAGTAAAAAAGATCATAATAGAGTGAGCCCACTTTTATATATTTGTGTCAACTGACATTGATCAAATAGCCACTCATATATGATAGCATATCAATATATgataatatgatatgatataatGCCGACTTACTTTTACCTTTTACCTTTTACCGATTACCATACTAAAAGTCATACACCCCACCCATGCAAACCTGTAAACACCTGAGTTCACCACCAACAGGTAACAAAATACTGTAAATACCCCTCGTGACAACACGTAAGGGAAACACAGAGCTGTTAGTATCTTCATCACAATCGAGATCATAATCTCCCGCAACATCCAAACTCCCTGTAGCTGAGAGAACCCGTTTTCTCCTACCCTCTCGAATTTCATATGTGAATTGCATTCTGATGTATAGAATAAGCTCATCAGATAACTTAATAATGATTttataaataaatccaataagaTGAGAAATAAAGAACATGTTTGCGTGTCCTTATCTTTTGTAGTGCATACTGATATTTATATCTCCCACACCATCAACAATGGAtttcttttcatcatcctttttcaTTGATTCCTTCTTCTGTAACTCTTTCACTTTGCGATATTCATCATAGTGCGCCTTTCTTTTCTCCCTAAAGCTTCTTGCACTCTTCCCaccttcatcatctgaaccctCATCATATCAtcagtttaattttaattttttttttgaataaaagaAAAGCAAAAGGGTGAAGATGAAGGAAGTAGGAAGAACCTAGATCATGATACATGACATCtgcttcatcttcatcatctgaaGATGTCCATCCAGAATGGGAGTTACTGTTGCTACTAGAAGATGCCATCTCATTCAGTGCTGAACGAATTGCATCAACATTCAGTCTAATGTTGTTGTTATCATCTCCTTCAAGGAAACTATCAGAGCCCCCAATAGGTGATAAAGATCCTACAACAAGTCAACAACACTTGAATTAATTTACATaacaaattaataattaatttaaatttaatggAATGTGGGATATGTATAATACCATCAGTATCATGTATCATAGGATGATATGGAGCTTTGGGTTCTGTGATTTTATGTCTTACATGTTTATTTGCTTCAATTTCACCAAGGTTGGCTTCATCCCATCTAAAACCTCTCCTACAGCTTTTTAAACAACAATAAAAAaagtattaatattattttagtaTGGGTTTACTTATACGTCATAGAACaggaaaaataattatatttctaaaaccaatattttccaaaaaaaaaaacaaacaacttcATTACAGGAAAAGATAACAACCAACacaaaggaatatatatatatatatatatatatatatatatatatatatatgattatgtcAATTTTACCTCATGTCTATTGTACTTAAGCTTCTGAAGTGTAAGATTGAAAAAGAGTTGTCTTAATTTTACAGGAAAAGATAACAACCAACACAAAGGCTCTTGCATCTTTTTCATCATGTAATAAGGGGATGATTTAACCTAATATATGAATCTCATCTTTCACAACAGTTAATTCCCTTTCACAATAGGTAATTTGGGGAGGGGCCCATGGGCCTGGTAAGAAGACACAAGAACTTATTTATTTATGTGGACAGATGATGCACTAGATTTATCAGGTTTTATTTCATGTTTTAACATCCTCACCATAAGCTAATCAATTACTCAATATTGATGTCTATTTCTTTCTACAACAGCACACATCAGCCCATTGTATGAACTATTTAAACAACTATAGCCTCTATAACTCTTTCATTATCTGATCACACATTAGTGAACCTATGAAAACCTGTGATGGTATATGGTCAAATAGCACAATCAAATATCAATATTAAGCCAAAGCACTATGGGTAAAGAGAATTCCAGCAACTCAAGACATGATTTCTTAATTTTAAACTCCACCAAAAACAAATGATCAAAAGATTTTATGTACAAAACACATAGCAGTTTTTGCAATAAAACTGTAGCTTACTTGAGTGGATAAAGAGCAAGAGTGGGGCTGAATAACACGCAaaataaaaccctaaaataaacatacaaacatagaTTTTTGAGATGAGAAATAAAAATGAGAAAAGACGACTAACGAAATCTTTGAAGATAATGAAAGCGATTCTCATACTCCTAATCTTTCACCGCCATTGTCGTTTTCCAGCTGTCATTGACGACGAATTCCTTAGGCATCGATTATACGTGATTTCCCCAAAGAACTCCCTCGATCTCAAGGGTTGGACCCTGGTAGGAGACATTGATTGTTAACCCTAGTCGATTATTTCACCTAATCACACATCATCGATTGTTAGTTTCACCAAATATTGGAAGTTTGTTCCTTCAATCGTAAATGAAATAGAGAGAAATTAAGCcggaaagaaaaagagatttagcAAAGCTAGGGTTCTTATAGAAGAACGAAAACATTGAGAAGTTAGAATCAAGAAAAACATACCTTAATAAGACATAGGGCTTGTAAATTTGAGCAATAGAAGCAATGACCCTAAGGTCACCGGACCTAATATTGCTGGCAAGGGCAGGCGAGGTGAGATTGCCGGAGATGAGGGACTCCATCGGCTGGGTGACGCTGGAAAGCGTTGGACGGTGGGGCGGGGCTAGACGGAGGTCAGAGGTGGGAGGCGCCAACACCAAGAGAAACGTCGGAGGTGGGAGAAGCTGTCGACGTCGAGAACTGAGAAGAAGAGAAAGGGTTTGTCAAAGTGAGAAGGAGAGAAAGGGAAGTTGAAAAGAGAACGAGCAGTACAGGAGGGCATAATCGGGGAAAGTTCTTGAAAAAAGCCCTAGCTACTAGGGAAATTAAAGTGGAgggagaaaaaaaaggaaggcggggattttaagtttttgggatttcattttccccggaTGGAACGCGTGCgttctattaaaatttataaagcgacagtCATAGACGACACGCAGGTGCCttccgtgtttttatttttttgtttagacactaattttagggcacgcaaaaatgcgcgtctgaaatcctttaaattttggaagagatgacattattttttagacaCTCACCtttgcgtatcataaatcacTACGTGTCATGGttcgcgcgtcgtaaaaggctatttttctagtagtgttggtTCCTTTATagccggtacaactccaaggtatccgatgaagttctttagccatatagcctcctttgttgcctcgcttgctgctatatactctgattcgcaagttgaatcagccactgtctcttgcttggaacttttccaagtaattgctcctccgtttaaggtaaagacccagcccgattgagagcagaaattatccttgtcattctggaagctagcatcaatataccctacaactctcaagtcatcactcccaacaagggtaaggacccagtccttagtccttcgcaggtacttgagaatattctttaccgctgtctagtgagccttgccaggattcccctaatatctgttgaccatgctcaaagcaaaggcaacatcaggatgagtacaagtcatagcatacatgatcgggcctacagcggaagcatatggtactcgaatcatctcagctatctcagcctctgtactcggactctgagttttactcagtctaaCATTACACTGaataggtaactcacctttcttggaattgtgcatgttgaaacttttcaacactttgtccacataggtgctttgactaagtccaattagtcttttactcttgtttctcaaaaaccttatccctaggatataggaagcttctccaaggtccttcatagcgaaacacttcccaagacaGGACTTTacatcctgcaaggttgggatgtcatttcctaagagtagtatgtcatccacatacaataccaaaaagctaactatactcccactatccttgacatatacacacgattcatcttcactcctcgaaaagccaaactctttgactttctcatcaaagcaaagattccatctgcgtggtgcttgtttcaatccatagatggatctctcaagcttacacactctatttgggtactttgtgctaacaaaaccctctggctgattcatgtaaacatcctcagccaacttcccattaaggaaagaggttttgaaatcatttgccatatttcatagtcatgaaatgcagcaatggctaacaagaGCCTTATGGACTTagtcttggctactggtgaaaaggtctcatcataatcaactcctggagtttgagaaaagccctttgcaaccagtcgcgtcttatatgtgtgtacattaccatccatgtcggtcttcttcttgaagatccatttgcatccaactgtcttacgacccggtacattgtcaaccaagtcccaAACCTGGTTGTCAtgcatggactgtatctcgctgtccattgcctctttccatttagcagactcggggcctgccacgGCTTTcacatagctgttaggttcatatAGACTCACTagtgtctcaccttccacagtaatatggaaaccatagtaatgctcaggtgcattcctaacctttgtggaacgcctcagaggcaCATTTGGAGGTacaattggatcaacaggagtttactcctcaatttgatggctagggtttgaggttccttcactacTTGACTCTTctatttcttcaaggtcaattttcctcccactgtttccttgacttatgaactctctttctcaaaagacagccctccttgctacaaagaccacattctcactaggtttgtagaagatgtaaccaaaggatttatgtgggtagccaatCAAAATAAACCTCTCACTTCAgggttcaagcttatcgtgagtctcgcgtctcatgaaagcttcacaaccgcaaaccttgatgtgggctagactagaaacttttccagtccacacctcgtgaggtgttttggcaaccttctctGTGGGGACCAGATTAAGAATATGTgagacagtctctaaggcatacccccaaaatgagattggtagcgaagctcgactcatcatggaatgaaccatatccaacagggttcgattacgcctctcagctacaccattcaactgtggtgtcctgggaggtgtcaattttgagacaaccccacattccttaagatagtcgaggaactcaatACTaggatactcaccaccacgatcggatcgaagcatcttaatgttcctgcccaattgattctctacttcctgtttaaactctttaaacctttcgaaagtctctgacttatgcttgattaggtagacatatccatatctactataattgtaacaccgtaaaaattcaaccaatttttcacttttcaaaaacataataattcatTCATAATTACTTTCATAAACAATGTATCAATATTATCttaatacaaaatcccaagatcatatcatAATAAACTCCGATgggtgtgtacaaatcatgtcggcgccttcccgcgctcctcactagtacctgtaacacataacacaaaagactgtaagcatgaagcttagtgagttccccaaaataccatgcataacacatattagccactcgaggctataactctgtgggcccttgggccccgagctctttggaccctctggtcctagctctgtgaaccttccggttctaactctaacatactctgatatacacatggcataaatcacatagaaataatgcagtgcaacacatcacataaatagtatacaataactctgtcacataactctaatcaccactcaaggtaatgtatagtgagaagactcacctcagatgtctcggtaaatccctGACTTGGTAGCAGTatagtctagcctccgcctaatcacataaagtaagatatgctcataaatataac containing:
- the LOC111888725 gene encoding protein phosphatase inhibitor 2 encodes the protein MSCRRGFRWDEANLGEIEANKHVRHKITEPKAPYHPMIHDTDGSLSPIGGSDSFLEGDDNNNIRLNVDAIRSALNEMASSSSNSNSHSGWTSSDDEDEADVMYHDLDDEGGKSARSFREKRKAHYDEYRKVKELQKKESMKKDDEKKSIVDGLSDELILYIRMQFTYEIREGRRKRVLSATGSLDVAGDYDLDCDEDTNSSVFPLRVVTRGIYSILLPVGGELRCLQGILGPCASLEKKGALCSDTSIGQGGSITWKG